From a single Sediminibacterium sp. KACHI17 genomic region:
- the atpF gene encoding F0F1 ATP synthase subunit B: MLLEINPLVLPDIGLVFWNTVAFIVLFFVLRAFAWKPMLKAIHDREQGIEDALSKADKMKADIAAMQSENEALLAKAREERAQMIKEAKETADKMVADAKEKAKNEYDRIVADAQVAINQQKNAALTDVKNQVGSLVVEVAEKVLRRELSNKAEQENYIKQLADGVKLN; this comes from the coding sequence ATGTTATTAGAGATCAACCCGCTGGTATTACCTGATATCGGATTAGTATTCTGGAATACTGTAGCATTCATCGTTTTATTCTTTGTATTGCGCGCCTTCGCTTGGAAGCCAATGCTGAAAGCGATCCATGATCGTGAACAAGGAATTGAAGATGCTTTGAGCAAAGCCGATAAAATGAAGGCTGATATCGCTGCAATGCAGAGTGAAAATGAAGCATTATTGGCTAAAGCCCGTGAAGAAAGAGCTCAGATGATCAAAGAAGCGAAAGAAACCGCTGATAAAATGGTAGCTGACGCTAAAGAGAAGGCCAAGAATGAATATGACAGAATTGTTGCCGATGCACAAGTAGCGATCAACCAACAAAAGAATGCTGCTTTAACTGATGTTAAAAATCAGGTAGGTTCTTTAGTGGTAGAAGTAGCTGAAAAAGTATTGCGTCGCGAACTGAGCAATAAAGCTGAGCAGGAAAACTACATCAAGCAACTGGCTGATGGAGTAAAACTGAATTAA
- the atpH gene encoding ATP synthase F1 subunit delta: MQNPRLAGRYAKSLVDLATEKGQLETVYADMKYLQAVCKSSRDFVNLLKSPVIKADQKNSIISSVTNGKVSELTAAFNNLLVKKGREGDLYEIANAFIDQYNEIKGIHKVVLTTAVPVSDELKKSIEQKVKGDKSFANVELETKTDESLIGGFVLEFNNNLVDASILRDLKDIKKQFLQNLYVQQLR; the protein is encoded by the coding sequence ATGCAGAATCCACGTTTAGCAGGAAGATACGCTAAGAGTCTGGTTGACCTCGCAACAGAAAAAGGTCAGCTGGAAACAGTGTACGCAGATATGAAGTACCTGCAGGCTGTTTGTAAAAGCAGCAGAGATTTTGTAAATCTGTTGAAGAGTCCGGTAATCAAAGCAGATCAGAAGAATAGCATTATCAGCAGCGTTACCAATGGTAAAGTGAGTGAGCTGACAGCCGCATTCAATAACCTGTTGGTGAAAAAAGGACGCGAAGGTGATCTGTATGAGATCGCTAATGCATTCATCGATCAATACAATGAGATCAAAGGCATTCACAAAGTAGTATTAACCACTGCGGTGCCTGTAAGCGACGAACTGAAAAAATCTATCGAACAGAAGGTAAAAGGCGACAAAAGTTTTGCCAATGTTGAACTGGAAACCAAAACAGACGAAAGTCTGATCGGTGGATTTGTTCTGGAATTCAATAATAACCTGGTTGATGCAAGTATCTTGCGCGACCTGAAAGACATCAAAAAACAGTTCCTGCAGAATTTATATGTTCAGCAGTTACGATAA
- the atpA gene encoding F0F1 ATP synthase subunit alpha has protein sequence MVDIKPDEISAILRQQLSNFNVSADLEEVGTVLQVGDGIARVYGLNGVRSGELVEFENGTKAIALNLEEDNVGVVLMGESSDIKEGAKVKRTGKIASIKVGEGVVGRVINTLGEPIDGKGPIAGELYEMPLERKAPGVIYREPVKEPLQTGIKAIDAMIPVGRGQRELVIGDRQTGKTAICIDTIINQKEFYDAGKPVYCIYVAIGQKASTVAGVMKTLADNGAMAYTTIVSASASDPAPQQFYAPFAGAAIGEFFRDTGRPALIIYDDLSKQAVAYREVSLLLRRPPGREAYPGDVFYLHSRLLERAAKVIANDDVAKNMNDLPESIKHLVKGGGSLTALPIIETQAGDVSAYIPTNVISITDGQIFLEGNLFNAGIRPAINVGISVSRVGGNAQIKSMKKVAGTLKLDQALYREMEAFSKFGGDLDAATKLVLDKGARNVEILKQPQYTPFSVEKQVAIIYLGTQGLLREVAVKKVKDFEAHFLMEMENKLPDVLAEFKKGNLPEDGINKMVELAKSLMPQYK, from the coding sequence ATGGTGGACATTAAACCCGATGAAATATCAGCGATACTGAGACAGCAGCTCAGCAATTTCAATGTATCTGCCGATTTAGAAGAAGTGGGTACCGTGTTACAGGTAGGTGACGGTATCGCCCGTGTGTATGGCCTGAATGGCGTACGCAGTGGTGAACTGGTTGAATTTGAAAACGGCACCAAAGCCATTGCCCTGAACCTTGAAGAAGACAACGTGGGTGTGGTATTGATGGGAGAGAGCAGTGATATCAAAGAAGGTGCTAAAGTAAAAAGAACCGGTAAGATCGCCTCTATTAAAGTAGGTGAAGGTGTGGTTGGTCGTGTGATCAATACCCTTGGAGAACCTATTGACGGTAAAGGTCCAATCGCTGGTGAATTATACGAAATGCCTTTAGAGCGTAAAGCTCCTGGGGTAATCTATCGCGAGCCTGTTAAAGAACCATTACAAACCGGTATCAAAGCGATCGATGCGATGATCCCTGTTGGTCGTGGTCAGCGTGAGTTGGTGATCGGTGACCGTCAGACCGGTAAAACCGCAATCTGTATCGATACCATCATCAATCAAAAAGAATTTTACGATGCAGGTAAGCCTGTATATTGTATATATGTTGCGATCGGACAAAAAGCTTCTACCGTTGCCGGTGTTATGAAGACTTTGGCTGATAACGGTGCAATGGCTTATACAACTATCGTATCAGCTTCTGCATCTGATCCTGCACCTCAGCAGTTCTATGCTCCATTTGCTGGTGCCGCTATCGGAGAATTCTTCCGTGATACCGGTCGCCCCGCATTGATCATTTATGATGATCTGTCTAAGCAAGCGGTTGCGTACCGTGAAGTATCTCTGTTGTTGAGAAGACCTCCCGGACGTGAAGCATATCCTGGTGACGTATTCTACTTGCATAGCCGTTTGTTAGAGCGTGCCGCGAAAGTGATCGCTAATGATGATGTTGCTAAAAACATGAACGATCTCCCTGAATCTATCAAACATCTTGTAAAAGGTGGTGGTTCTTTGACCGCATTGCCGATCATTGAAACACAGGCAGGTGACGTTTCTGCATACATTCCTACGAACGTAATTTCTATCACTGACGGACAGATCTTCCTAGAAGGTAACTTGTTCAACGCTGGTATTCGTCCGGCGATTAACGTAGGTATCTCTGTAAGCCGTGTGGGTGGTAACGCGCAGATCAAATCCATGAAGAAAGTAGCAGGTACACTGAAACTGGATCAGGCCCTTTATCGTGAGATGGAAGCCTTCTCTAAATTCGGTGGTGACCTCGATGCTGCTACCAAACTGGTATTGGATAAAGGTGCTCGTAACGTGGAGATCCTGAAACAACCTCAGTACACTCCATTCTCAGTAGAAAAGCAAGTTGCGATCATTTACTTAGGTACACAAGGTTTGTTACGTGAAGTAGCTGTGAAAAAAGTGAAAGACTTTGAAGCACACTTCCTCATGGAAATGGAAAACAAACTTCCTGATGTACTGGCTGAATTCAAGAAAGGTAATCTGCCTGAAGACGGTATCAACAAAATGGTTGAACTGGCGAAGAGCTTAATGCCTCAGTACAAATAA
- a CDS encoding Crp/Fnr family transcriptional regulator, with amino-acid sequence MHEVLEKHIRAKLGTDTEGLEEVISYFQPLELKRNEYLLREGELCRSCYFIVSGVIQVFTIDAVGNETTRDFILEEHWLMEINSFLQQIPSKEFFRAAEASQVLFINRDHFMELSVRFPQFEKMYRQILELSYANSVYRINSFVSMDALERLRWMMDHQPKLFTRLSSKMIASYLGISPETYTRLKGKL; translated from the coding sequence ATGCATGAGGTTTTAGAAAAACACATCAGAGCTAAACTCGGTACCGATACTGAGGGGTTGGAAGAAGTGATCTCTTATTTTCAACCCCTCGAGTTGAAGCGTAATGAATACCTTTTAAGAGAGGGAGAACTTTGCAGATCTTGTTATTTTATTGTGAGTGGTGTCATACAAGTATTTACAATTGATGCGGTAGGTAATGAAACAACCCGTGATTTTATTTTAGAAGAACATTGGTTGATGGAGATCAACAGCTTTTTACAACAAATACCCTCTAAAGAATTTTTCCGTGCCGCAGAAGCATCACAAGTACTATTCATCAATAGGGATCACTTTATGGAATTATCGGTACGATTCCCGCAATTTGAAAAAATGTACCGACAGATATTAGAGCTGTCTTATGCTAATTCTGTTTATCGGATCAATAGTTTTGTTTCAATGGATGCACTTGAACGTTTGCGTTGGATGATGGATCATCAACCTAAACTATTCACACGTTTATCCAGCAAAATGATCGCTTCTTACCTGGGCATCTCTCCCGAAACCTATACCAGACTAAAAGGCAAGTTGTAA
- a CDS encoding YciI family protein — protein MKEYLLLFYNQSGNGQYITSPEDMLEDMPKWQQWIGNIAMQGKLVSSKPIEFDGTIVYQQGVQNGPLIQQQILLTGYLICKAESLDEVTDWSKSCPILKYEKGVVEIRPIMPFEI, from the coding sequence ATGAAAGAGTATCTTTTGTTATTCTACAATCAATCCGGGAACGGACAGTATATCACTTCGCCTGAAGATATGCTGGAAGACATGCCCAAGTGGCAACAGTGGATCGGAAATATCGCAATGCAAGGAAAATTGGTATCCAGTAAACCGATAGAATTTGATGGCACAATCGTCTATCAGCAAGGAGTACAGAATGGTCCTCTTATTCAGCAACAAATCTTGTTAACAGGTTATCTGATCTGTAAAGCTGAAAGTTTGGATGAAGTAACAGACTGGTCGAAAAGCTGTCCCATTCTGAAATATGAAAAGGGAGTAGTGGAGATTCGCCCGATCATGCCATTTGAAATTTAA
- a CDS encoding TonB-dependent receptor yields MKKWMISLMMVLLVSGIQAQIRVTGSVKDQRGRILAGANIVVKGSYDGTVSDSTGSFSFKTYEKGKQFIVASSIGNKTVEQEVTIDSLPIQIDFILKEEISELKAVTVTAGSFEAGDKKKAATVLSSLDVYTTGGANADISAVVKTLPGAQQVGEQEGLFVRGGAGYEAKQFIDGTLVNNPFFASVPDIASRGRFAPALFKGTVFSTGGYSALYGQALSSALIMESIDIPDRSEVSASISTVFLGAGLQKVAKDKKSSWGGNYGYTNLLPYFSIVKQKPDYFRMPEFHTADLNFRMKTKNGGMIKYYGTFGASDLGLRRPNIDDPNLKNAFGLNNINVYNNLSWRENLGNGWKMNLGLGYSTDYNDIDQEIQNQQNQKTTTGQSWIDNNNFQIKTRSDLSQIKAVFDKRLSGISVLRMGGEYMYFYNRSTFNNQTATLPDHFKALFSEADLYITNDLAAKVGARFEHSSLINKANIAPRLSLAYKTGKGAQMSIAYGEFYQKPENNYLYATTNFGYAKATHFIANYIKNTALQTFRVEAFYKKYDGLVKTHPSFNNAGAGDAKGIELFWRDKKTFKGLDYWVSYSYLDTKRDFLNYPKQLQPTFAANHTASFVMKRFISKINTGFNFTYSYATGRPYYHLVQSGSQFTIADQGKTIDYHNLGFSFNYLTSLGKAYAVIVGSVTNVLNSKQIFGYNYSYNGQRKEAITPPAPQFFFLGVFLSWGVDRRQDAINNNL; encoded by the coding sequence ATGAAAAAATGGATGATAAGTCTGATGATGGTACTGCTAGTGAGTGGTATTCAAGCCCAAATCAGAGTAACCGGTTCTGTAAAAGATCAAAGAGGTAGAATCCTTGCAGGTGCCAATATTGTAGTCAAAGGTTCTTATGATGGAACCGTATCTGATTCTACCGGTAGCTTTTCTTTCAAGACCTATGAAAAAGGAAAGCAATTCATCGTTGCAAGCAGTATCGGAAATAAAACAGTAGAGCAGGAAGTGACAATTGATTCTCTTCCTATTCAAATTGATTTTATACTGAAAGAAGAGATCAGTGAACTTAAAGCAGTTACAGTAACGGCAGGAAGTTTTGAAGCAGGCGATAAGAAAAAAGCTGCTACCGTATTAAGTTCTTTAGATGTATATACAACCGGAGGAGCCAATGCTGATATCTCTGCTGTGGTAAAAACGTTACCCGGTGCACAACAAGTAGGTGAGCAAGAAGGCTTATTTGTACGAGGTGGTGCCGGTTATGAAGCCAAACAATTTATCGATGGAACTTTAGTGAACAATCCATTCTTTGCCAGTGTGCCGGATATTGCATCGCGCGGACGTTTTGCTCCGGCGCTTTTTAAAGGAACGGTATTCAGCACGGGTGGCTATTCAGCATTGTACGGACAAGCATTGTCTTCTGCACTCATCATGGAAAGTATTGATATTCCGGATCGTTCAGAAGTATCTGCATCTATCTCAACAGTCTTTCTTGGAGCGGGTTTACAAAAAGTCGCAAAAGATAAAAAATCATCATGGGGAGGTAACTACGGTTATACCAACTTGCTTCCCTACTTCAGTATCGTCAAACAAAAACCTGATTATTTCCGCATGCCTGAATTTCATACGGCAGATCTCAACTTCCGTATGAAAACCAAAAATGGAGGTATGATCAAGTACTATGGAACTTTTGGAGCCAGTGATCTTGGTTTGCGCAGACCGAATATTGATGATCCTAATTTGAAGAATGCTTTTGGTCTGAACAATATCAACGTCTATAATAACCTTAGCTGGAGAGAAAATCTGGGTAATGGCTGGAAGATGAATCTGGGATTGGGTTACAGCACAGATTACAATGATATAGATCAGGAAATACAAAACCAACAAAATCAAAAGACCACAACCGGACAGTCTTGGATCGATAACAATAATTTTCAGATCAAAACACGTTCTGACTTATCACAAATCAAAGCTGTTTTTGATAAAAGATTAAGCGGTATCAGTGTCTTGCGAATGGGTGGTGAATACATGTATTTCTATAATCGTAGCACATTTAACAATCAGACCGCAACATTACCGGATCATTTCAAGGCGTTATTCTCAGAAGCAGATCTTTATATCACCAATGATCTGGCTGCGAAAGTGGGTGCACGTTTTGAACATTCTTCTTTGATCAACAAAGCCAATATCGCACCTCGTTTATCACTCGCTTATAAAACAGGGAAAGGAGCGCAGATGAGTATTGCATATGGCGAATTCTATCAGAAACCGGAAAATAATTATTTGTATGCCACTACTAATTTCGGTTATGCCAAAGCCACACATTTCATCGCGAACTATATTAAGAATACCGCTTTACAAACCTTTCGTGTAGAAGCTTTTTACAAAAAATATGATGGACTGGTAAAAACACATCCTTCTTTCAACAATGCAGGAGCTGGTGATGCAAAGGGAATAGAATTATTCTGGAGAGATAAAAAAACATTCAAAGGTTTAGATTATTGGGTAAGCTACTCTTACCTGGATACCAAACGTGATTTTTTGAATTATCCTAAACAATTGCAACCAACATTTGCAGCCAATCATACCGCTTCTTTTGTGATGAAACGTTTCATCAGCAAGATCAATACAGGATTCAATTTCACGTATTCTTATGCTACCGGTCGTCCTTATTATCACTTAGTACAAAGTGGAAGTCAGTTTACGATTGCTGATCAAGGTAAAACCATCGATTATCATAATCTCGGATTCAGCTTTAATTATCTGACTTCATTGGGTAAAGCATATGCAGTAATAGTTGGCTCAGTTACAAATGTGCTGAACAGTAAACAAATATTCGGATACAATTACTCATACAATGGACAAAGAAAAGAAGCCATCACACCTCCGGCGCCGCAATTCTTTTTCTTAGGTGTGTTCCTGAGTTGGGGTGTGGATAGAAGGCAGGATGCTATAAACAATAATTTATAA
- a CDS encoding 2TM domain-containing protein, translated as MNNEQRDEQLWQIAKARAGFKWALFSYLIVNAFLVVVWFFTSGIGSYFWPIWVMLGWGVGLAFQYFHAYHGTKFLTAAEEYEKLKQREENKK; from the coding sequence ATGAACAACGAACAACGCGATGAACAACTTTGGCAAATTGCGAAGGCCAGAGCCGGATTCAAATGGGCGCTCTTTAGTTATCTGATCGTTAATGCCTTTCTGGTTGTGGTATGGTTCTTCACATCAGGAATCGGCTCTTACTTCTGGCCTATCTGGGTAATGCTAGGATGGGGTGTAGGTCTGGCTTTTCAATACTTCCATGCCTATCACGGAACAAAATTTTTAACCGCAGCGGAAGAGTATGAAAAGTTGAAGCAGCGAGAGGAAAATAAAAAGTGA
- a CDS encoding transcriptional regulator, whose protein sequence is MFKELDPILHSQLRLAVVSLLIGVKEAEFTFIREKTNATAGNLSVQVQKLKEAGYIDVTKQFKDNYPQTTCKITPKGIEAFEAYVQALQQYLQVGKE, encoded by the coding sequence ATGTTTAAAGAACTGGATCCCATATTACATTCTCAGTTAAGACTGGCTGTTGTTAGTTTGCTCATTGGCGTGAAAGAAGCTGAATTTACATTCATCCGTGAGAAGACCAATGCTACAGCGGGGAATCTCAGCGTGCAGGTGCAAAAGCTCAAAGAAGCAGGGTATATCGATGTGACCAAACAGTTCAAAGACAATTATCCCCAAACAACCTGTAAAATAACACCCAAAGGCATTGAGGCCTTTGAAGCCTATGTTCAGGCACTCCAGCAATATCTTCAGGTTGGAAAGGAATAA
- a CDS encoding ABC transporter ATP-binding protein, which produces MQEIIQVKGLTKSFKNLTAVNDLSFSVREGDVYGFLGQNGAGKSTTIRMLLTLIEPTAGAIELFGLSLSSHRTEILRQVGAVIEKPDVYKYLSAIDNLQLFARLSGLKPTQQQLMQQLEMVGLASRAKDIVKTFSQGMKQRLGIAVALVHDPKLIILDEPTNGLDPQGIADIRNLIRHLSKDLNKTVLVSSHLLNEIEQVATRVLIIDKGKKLVEGSAAELFDPAQTLIELETLDNESAFQKLTKSKWQQSLQPRRSSTILIKLHRDHIPDLHRELVSLEIPVLSLQPRHSLEDFFLQVTSGQYANTH; this is translated from the coding sequence ATGCAGGAAATAATACAGGTAAAAGGCCTTACCAAGTCTTTCAAAAACTTAACAGCGGTCAATGATCTTTCCTTTTCAGTCAGAGAAGGTGATGTTTATGGATTCCTGGGTCAGAACGGTGCGGGAAAAAGTACCACGATCCGAATGCTTTTAACACTTATTGAGCCAACTGCCGGCGCTATTGAATTATTTGGTCTTTCATTGAGTTCACATAGAACAGAGATCCTTCGACAAGTAGGTGCAGTGATCGAAAAGCCCGATGTCTACAAATACCTGAGTGCGATCGATAATCTGCAACTTTTCGCCCGATTGAGTGGGTTGAAACCTACACAACAACAGTTGATGCAACAACTCGAAATGGTGGGATTGGCCTCAAGGGCAAAAGACATCGTAAAAACATTCTCCCAAGGGATGAAGCAAAGATTAGGAATTGCCGTAGCCTTGGTGCATGATCCCAAACTGATCATTCTCGATGAACCCACAAACGGATTGGATCCGCAAGGGATCGCAGATATCAGAAATCTGATCAGACACCTGAGTAAAGATCTGAATAAGACCGTTCTGGTATCATCACATTTATTGAATGAGATAGAACAGGTTGCTACAAGGGTATTGATCATTGATAAAGGAAAAAAACTTGTGGAAGGTTCTGCCGCTGAACTCTTTGACCCTGCTCAAACATTGATCGAATTAGAAACATTGGATAATGAATCTGCCTTTCAGAAATTAACGAAAAGTAAATGGCAGCAATCACTCCAGCCAAGAAGATCAAGCACCATTCTGATCAAACTTCATCGTGATCATATTCCGGATTTACACCGCGAACTGGTATCATTGGAGATCCCGGTTTTATCCTTACAACCCAGACATTCACTCGAAGACTTTTTCTTACAGGTAACATCAGGCCAATATGCGAACACTCATTAA
- a CDS encoding ABC transporter permease subunit encodes MRTLINIELYKIFKRPRTYIAFAAITALIVMIQFGLKVDGKTYVDFMLNDLGSTLQIEGNILNGYLVCYVMLQLLLVHVPLLIALIAADMISGEANMGTLRVLLSKPYSRTQFMLAKFIASTIYTLLLLVWLAFLALFVSMWVFGTDDMFLMKSSYVVLLKENDVFWRYVGAFGFAALAMTTVAALGFFLSVFAENSIGPIVATMSVIIFFTILSTMNIPVFNLVKPYLFTTHMIGWKEFFDIQVTDTNEAIVGSIQYPERIVNSALVLFIHIILFVVAAIVVFRKKDVLS; translated from the coding sequence ATGCGAACACTCATTAATATAGAGCTATATAAAATTTTCAAAAGACCGCGAACTTACATCGCGTTTGCAGCTATCACTGCATTGATCGTGATGATCCAGTTCGGATTAAAAGTGGATGGCAAGACCTATGTAGATTTCATGTTAAATGATCTTGGATCTACCCTACAAATCGAAGGGAATATCCTGAACGGTTATTTGGTATGTTATGTGATGTTACAACTTCTATTGGTACATGTGCCTTTGTTGATCGCATTGATCGCTGCCGATATGATTTCCGGAGAAGCAAACATGGGTACTTTGCGGGTTTTACTCTCAAAGCCATATAGCAGGACACAATTCATGCTGGCGAAATTCATTGCTTCTACTATCTATACTTTGTTATTGTTGGTATGGCTCGCCTTCCTGGCACTCTTTGTTAGTATGTGGGTCTTTGGAACCGATGATATGTTTCTGATGAAGAGCAGTTATGTTGTATTGCTGAAAGAAAATGATGTATTCTGGAGATATGTTGGAGCTTTTGGATTCGCAGCATTAGCAATGACAACGGTTGCAGCACTTGGCTTTTTCTTATCTGTCTTTGCAGAAAACTCAATAGGTCCAATTGTTGCTACGATGAGTGTGATCATCTTTTTCACAATACTCAGTACCATGAATATTCCGGTATTCAATCTCGTGAAGCCATATCTGTTCACGACACATATGATCGGATGGAAGGAATTTTTTGATATTCAGGTAACAGATACCAATGAAGCCATCGTTGGTAGTATCCAATATCCGGAACGAATCGTCAACTCAGCACTGGTACTTTTTATTCATATCATTTTATTTGTGGTTGCAGCAATCGTTGTGTTCAGAAAGAAAGATGTTTTAAGCTAA